Within the Hermetia illucens chromosome 6, iHerIll2.2.curated.20191125, whole genome shotgun sequence genome, the region tggggagtgcggggggttgaaagtgatcacttctttaagggggccattctcagaaactacttaaccgaaaaatttgaaaaaaatctggaggctgccactatatggcgcctgggctccgaaacaccttccatgccgatatctgtttaaataaagttaataatagtatattattacaattttttttaattggttagaaaccccccctcaagttcatcctagtaccaatTTTGCAGtggtataggctataatatagagcatgatcttaccaagtttggtggaaatcgcactattagtaacaaagttataatacgtcaaatttgttgcttctttgaaaattgaagactatgaatgtcaatatcacccgaaagtggatactctcacataatgtatggatatattatgtgctacgtactaagaaatacacaaaacctttcgtacctgaagcgtccagcttccagttttccgacttgtttatatttgatgttagttaaattgttggcatttgctaataatattaaactgagagcgtgaagcgtatgaagttgaccattatcaacacagggctttccatcaaaagattaatttaaatcgctttctagaaaatagagggcaatggaatttttaactatattacacggagctgtcgtgcactcgtcgctcctcacaattttttctttttcttcggccttcagttcacaagcggagtcggctcgtggtgatcggtttcgtcattttattttatcaaatgcctgaccaggatgtaatcgcgagacctttaaatccccatccagcgtatcaagccaccattttttttggccggctttttggttgcttaccattgctttcgatgttctgaccaatactgattGCTGAATTCTcgctagcgtgaattacgtgaccacaccatcgaaaacgcctctcttgcagtttttccacgatcgatgcaaacccatatcaatcgcggatattctcatttcagacgtaatcaaaacgtgtcacgccaccagtgcaatgcaacatcttcacccccattaccgcaagacgccgtgcattgtcctttatagtcggccaacactcagaactatagagagcggcagacggacgacattgcagtaaattttagatttgggacgtgcgctgatacgtcgatcacaaagaacaccagttggggaatgccacttcatccaggttgcattaatgcgtgaaacaatttcaatacgcagttctccattggcagatagcattgactcgatatatttatatcgctgagttctggcaatggcagtaacctgcccttcgagatatttaaatcgctcagttctggcaatggcagtaacctgcccagaactgagcgatttcaatatctcgggtcaatgctataagccaatggagaactacgttatgctcctcacatagggaaacacaaaaccttttatacctgaagcgtcatgcttccggtttcccgacttgtttttatctgtTGCAGGTTAAATTCTTCCCATTTGGTAATAATATTAAACCCAGAGTGTGGAGCGTATGACGTTGACTATCAATACAGGTCTTTACATCAAATGTCAAATCTCATGGGTTAACGGCCTCACCCCAACTTCCTCCCCTAAGGATCTCCCAACCAAGTTCTGGTAGTTGCGAGTAGTGTTCCAGATAGATTTATATTTACGTTAGTACCAGTGCCATTGAACTTTTGtacttatatatatacatatagtatTTGACactaaattgagttttagggaacacctagagtatgcatgccaaaaggcagccagtgccaccacggcacttgcaaaaatgttgccaaatattggtggaccgaaacattgccggaggttggtgctagccggagtggtgcgctctatcctgctctactcgtcgcctgtgtgggcagaggcgcttgcaagctctcagagacggaagcaggtgaactcggtttaccggcggatggctttgagggttactgagatgctggagtccgaggagaagcggctttcggttggctccgtaatcatccaaatgcaggaggagttgctgaaggaacaaagaaggaggaaagctgcaaataggagaaggttGAGTGCccaagagcaaacctaccccgcgaagtaatacctcaatggtggtcccgcggggctggggctggagagaccgggggtgctttttagtgggtgtgaatcccacacgcgcccgctgtatttcgccgttcgggcggcggagctgcgtcggacgtgtctttctaagattttccacctccgtgtacgcacaaaaaaaaagaaaaaatatacatatagtaTGTATACGTGCTATAAATTTAAATAAGTATgtgcgtatatatatatatgttatacATTATATatgctacaaatcaatatgcggTGTTAGACcatatttgtttaggatgagcctgcctgagatggagcgatggcggaggACAGAAACagtcttagggatatcgaattggtggacctcggcgcaaaaccgaggtgtctgaagctccttactaaggcaagcctagaccggataccggttgttgcgaggTTGATGATTATGCGCCAACGTCTTCTTGCATTCAAAACCAGAGCTCTTAGCATCTGCTCACACTTGGCAAGTATAGCGctaggtggagcatagcaactgtgGATGTGGCCTTCTTCGTTCTGATGAAGCCTTTCTCTGGATGCTCCATTATtttctggaaggcttgttctccgcaAGTCAATATGCTGCTTCGCCTGTTTCGTCTTTGACCCAAATCCCACCACCGTGATTCGATCTCGTGGATGATTTGTGAGAGTAGGGATTCAGTCATTTCCAAGTAAATTGGGTATGGTAGGCAAGCAGACGGACATTGAAAAGATTTTAAAACCTTGTTTcacaaaaacctcaaaaagaacTACAATCTACGTCGAAACTAAAATCCACTTATggaaggcctttcatttgatatcccacacgggCACATTAAAAGAAAAACACTTTGTATGCCCCTCGGagagcaggacgggccccggttatgtcaagaaatgggcaaggctTCTGGTCGCATGAACGTCCGAGCAAAACCAACGTCTGCAATATTGACACCCTCACTGGAAAAACCAAGAAACTCGGAAGAGCCTTTctaaaaaggcgcattgatatctgcgctctacaagaaacccaatAGTCTGGTGCGAAAATCTGCTACATAGAATGCGAACGCGGaaaaatagctataaacttcTGTGTTTAGGTAgcctacacactcaatacggtattAGTATTGTCATCTCATTgggtttctgtgatgccatcaaagaagtcgaacgatttgatgactggcTCATGAAGCTCaccaccgcgtacgcaccacagataggTCAACCTGATGCCTAGAAAAATaccttctggtaacttctcgacGCAAAGACCTGTAGCGTCCTTGTTGATgtctatatcatcattgcgggcgaacttaaaaggcagacggcagcaGGTGCCTTGGGAGGAAAAGGAGTTCTAGCGTGTAATGACTgtgcgagcgtatagtcgattttatgggcactcatgaccttgtacttacttATAGCGGGATcagtaaaacacaaattgactatattctcataagacactgACATTTTAACACCGTCACTGACTCCTAAGCATCGACTTTTCAAAGGCGATACCAACGCAAACATTTGGAGCAActacacctgtcagcgcaattgaagtcaaggaagcagaACGAATGAAAGCGGGGAAAGCAATATTGAATTCTGCAATCAgataggaaggtagaacaccatctcactagcaagaaagtaccacagttcaaatatagaaaaacaaagttagtccagcagaatagcaaaaatgatctcgagcaacttgcccaaaaataaaatgatcgcctcatgcaccacgatctcagattaaatctgaataaaacaaaagacttatccccatgaaacaagcaatATCACTGTCAGTGCCTTActcagaactgggcgatttaaatatcttgggtcaatactatcaaccaatggaaaactgtgttatgaagttgcttctcgcattagcgcaacctgaatgaagtggcgttctacaacttgtgttctttgtggtcgatatgtcaacgaacgtctcaaatctagaatttaccacaatgtcgtctgcCCCGTCACCCTCTCagattctgagtgttagccgactataaaagactatGAACAGctttttgcggtaatggaaacgaagatgttactttgAACTAGTGGGGTGATATGTCTTGGTCACATCCAAATGGGAATATCTgcgtcgatatggggttgaaccgatcgtgaaCAAATTGAGAGAGAGCCGCCCTCGAtgttatggtcatgtaattcgtgctaacaaaaATTGACTATCCCAGATttctctgaacatcgaagtcgatggtaaatgaccaagtGGCCGACCGAAGCAGCGGCGGCTTAATACGCTAGGTGGAGATTTGAAACCCTCTTCACTGGATCAAAATcaagcctttgatagaacaaaatagcGCAACGGATCACGACAAACCGACCCCGATTGTGAACGgcacaaaagctaaagaaaagatTAGCAGCATTTCTGTGCTCATATTTTTTAAGCTAGTATAAAATGCATTTACATTTCTTCGTCTAGATAAATCAGAGCAATAACATAATatagaatttgaaaatattctgaAGGAACTAATCCGAGAAGGTCCCAATATAAACACCGCAATATGGGCAGAAATGGTCAATCGATTGGCAGCATGGCGTGAAGTAAGGTAGACAGCAAAAAGGCCACAAGCTGAAAGCAAAGGTAACATCTCATCGAACAACTTGATGTATTAACTGTTTACAATTCTTACACGAAAATGCATAACAAAATCGCTATTATATGGGTATTCGTTGTTGCTCTGTAAACTGGCTCAGATACCACCTCCTTATGGCAATTTGGGCACTTAGTTCGGATCGCGAACGGACCGCAACCTATACTCTTTGTGAATTCTACAATTCGAAGTATGAGTTACTACGTATTAACCATTTATCCTGTTCAATGACCTGATCTCTCCTTTCCTGAGCAAACCATCGTGGATAATTTGTGAGCAGTCAATAAAgtagattttgaaaattttcacaacaATGATCTATGATTTGGGCAAGTATTTCCAACTTTGATAGATTGattgaaatttagaaataaggtgatgtgattttaatattttttttattttgtccaaccacaaaaatcaaatttgagCAGGCCCGCTAAGGGGGTAGAAAGAGGAAGATCTCCCTTGCCAGGAAAGGAAATATTAAGTCCAGCATCAACGGATGCAGATTTAAGACCTTCtgtttcaaaaaaatgtttccTAAGTCTATTTTCCAGGTTCCTGTGCTCTAGTGGAAGGCTTTTTTGATCCGTTCTTGGCTATTTTCTTAATTAAATATCCGAGCCAGACTTTCGCATTACGCTTGAacctcaatttttaaggttaaaGGTAAACGAAGAGTCGTCCAATCCCCACAACAAATGAAAAACTCAATCACAACCGAAGTGGAACTCACACCCGGAGTGAAAGCACCCGAGCCCCACTGTCGATAGCCGAATGAGGACCAGGAGAACCCACGGAGCAACTGAGGCACAGTCTACCCAACTTTGTTTGTTCCAATATTCGTAATTGATTAATtaatcaaattatttgaaataaataaatagcaaATGTAATTTAATCTGTAAATGGTTTTAATT harbors:
- the LOC119660010 gene encoding lipopolysaccharide-induced tumor necrosis factor-alpha factor-like, whose amino-acid sequence is MVCSGKERSEFTKSIGCGPFAIRTKCPNCHKEVVSEPVYRATTNTHIIAILLCIFVLWPFCCLPYFTPCCQSIDHFCPYCGVYIGTFSD